The DNA window CAAATCTAAACTATTCTCTTTGGTTTCACTTTTCTCTGTGGCCCTAATTTCTCTTGCACAAACCTTCCACGTGGCTTTGGGCAGCCTGCCCATCACAGGGTCCTCAGCGTTCCCTCCTCGTGCGCCCAACATCAACTCTGGCTTGGCCTGGCCTCACGTGCTTCCTCAGGACAGTCCTGGAGAGGAGACAGGCCGTCCAGCCAGCCAGAGAAGTGTGCGCCCCTCTGTGAAAGGACAGCTCTGACTGACAGACCTGCTAAGCCCACCTGGAGTGGAGGGGCGAAAAGCCAGAACACAAACCCCACAGATGAGAGGAAGGATAAACTGAACATAATGTATCTCGGGTACAGGGGTGAGATCTGAAAGGCACACACAGGGGCTTCACGGGGACTGTTTCTGAGGCTGCTTAGTAGGGACACAGGGTTTCCTTTAATTATGCCTTTCATACTTTGTTAACTATGCGCacgcacgtgtgtatgtgtgtgcacgtgcgcccACACGATTTTACGCCCAGGATGATTACCCACCAACAGCACAGGCTGGCAACACCAAGGGGAAGAAGAGGACTCTTGCGTCACCGGATCTTGCTCTATTGGAGGCCAAGAGAGGGATGGCTCGACTTTGCTCAAGTTGGGCTACAGGGTCTCCAAATAGCAGGGGGACAACTAAGGAAATCCTGAGTGCACAATCCCGCCTTTCTCTTTGCATGAAGTTTACACGCCGTCAGTTGTGACATCTCACTAGAAGGGACTGCAAAGGCCGCCAGAGTACATTTCACTCGTGATCCCCGGACCTTCAGGGATCACGGCTACGGAGAATATCTTCCTTCACCATTTCCATTCTTTCCAAGTTTTATTCCCCAAAACAAGGGTGGAGGGACTGGGGCGTCCGTGACGAGTGATCGTCAATACAAGATCTGAGTGGACAGAGACAGCAAGGACCCACGCGAGCTGGTGCCATCCTGGTCTCCCACCACACAAGCCGAAACAAGTCAGAGCTTTCGCAGGGTGAAAAGGACGGCACGGACACTGAAATGGCCCCAGGTTACAAAACCCGTGgtccttccttctatttttccttttctttctgttctttttctttcttctcgcGCTCAGCTTtagcttcttcttcttcatgGTTTTTGATCAACTGCTCCACCTCTTTCTGTTTGAGGACTCTGATGACCGTCTTCCCATTCTCTCTTGTTAGGGTGGCGATTTCCACTGGAAGTGAGCACACGCACTTGTGTTACAGGCGGGCACACTCGGCAAACAAACTCAACAGTCCCAGCTCTTCCCTGGAGCCGAGGCCCCCACTCTCCATGCCGTGTGCTGTGTACGATTCACGGGTACTCTGACAGCAATAAAATACCTCCCATCTTGTGAAGTTCCTATCAACCCTTTCACTTAAGTGTCCCCCTCTGGCCTATTAGCTGTGACGACCAGATGGAACCACAGCCTCCCTGTTGGAACCTCTGAAGGTGCAGAGAATCTCTAACCAGTGATTATACTCATTTTTCATGGACTTTTGaaacctctttttaaaacaaaggcacGAAAAGCAGTTTCCATGagcacagatgagaaaagtaaacTGATACCAAGGAAGGAGTTTTGAGAGCAGACGAAATGGAATACGACCTCCTTGAAGTTGGTAGAACTAGACAAAAAGGGGGCAGCCTGCAAGGAAACTGCACTTTCTAAGGAACAAGAGGAGCTAAATTATCCTAAACAGAACCAATACATTAAGTCACCATAGTTTTTGCAGACCATTACTTAGAAATGTTGTCTTCTGCGGCTATATGATTTAAGCtacataaagtatttaaaattgcaaatatGGCATCACATGACAGATCAGGAGATTCAAAAGAGCAGAGATTACCACAGCTCCTGCAAGAGTCATCCCTTGGATAAAGCataagatacattaaaaaaaaaaaaaaaaaagcataagatacatatggataaatacctaattgCATGCATGTTCTTCATCATATGTACGCACACACAGGTATCGCTGTCAAGAAGCTGGTAAGACAATTATCAACTAAAAGTAGCACAACTCAGATCTCTAGCTATGAACACTGAGAACATTCAGGCTCAGGATGTACTGGGGGATTACGGCCCCACAACTTCCCAGTGGTCTTGACCTTGGTCGAGTCACTTAACCTCACTAAGCCCTAGTGTCCTCCCTTAGGACACAGGTATAAGGCCACCCAATTCGTAAGGTTGAGGTTTCAAAGAACTCTGACAAGGTGGCCTAACACAGGAGCCGCTCAACTGCTTCTCTCACACAAGCGAACCAATCAGAGGCGTGGACATCGATTACCTTTTTCAGCAGAGAGTTTACTCACATCCATGGTCTTATTTAGGACTTTGATAGCTAAAGCAAGTGCTGACTTCAAAgtcatttctccttctttgtagTCTTGTTTTAACATTGACACAGCTGCCTATAAAACATAATGGAGAATcaacaaagaattttctttaaattctcacATTTTTTAGGAATATGAATTAGTCAGAATAATAATGGCTGAATTATTACGGGCGTTATAAGCAACACACACAATTTCAATGGCAGGAGGGCAGACCCGGAACAGGTGAACAGGGCCGTTGGTGCTGTATGAATGGGATCTTTAGCCAGGACTCCCAGGACCTCCAAGGGACTTGTGATAGAATTCACAGGATCTGAGAACTAGGACGTGGAAAAAATTACACCTTATTTTCACGCCTTCTAACTGAAAATTAGCAtttccaggcacctgggtggctcagctggttaagcgtctgattcttgatttcggctcaggtcttggtctcacagtttgagatcgagccccgcatcgggctgcttgctgacagcacagagcctgcttgggattctctctccctccctccctccctccttatctgcgcctcccccgtgcgtgccctctctctcagaacaataaacttaagaaaaaaattagcatttcctTCCATTATAAACGCAGACAGTAAGTCCAAGTAGTAGCACTACCTGCGACTTCATTACCAATAGAAATTGAAGGTATTTGCACATCACATAAGGTTGTGGCAGCTATTTTCAAACAGATTATGTTCACTGCTACTACAAAATTGTGGTGGTTATTAGATCTTTTGCTAGATTTTACAGCAACACAAAAATACTCACAGCACTATTATTTCCAATGCATGTGGCTTTCCAACCTCCGTAATTCCCACTGGGGTCACTCTGGTAGAGCTGAAAACCGTAGTGCTTATCCCAGCCGATGTAAAGCAGGGACACGCCGAAGGGACGTTTTCCTTTAACAGCACAACAAACAACATCTAGATCAGCACTGCTGCTACCTGAGCCCAGCAAGTGGCACTGGCCCTGCTCTGGGAAGTTAAGCGTTCATAAACTGCTTTGTTTTCTGAACGCTGGTGATAAGCTCTGTCCAAACTTCCACTTTCGTTTCCGGGATTTGGACACAGCCAAGAAAGGGAATAAAGAACAGAGGAGCGATGCTGAATTTCATTATTACGTAAAAAGCAATTTGTTTCCAGATTTGAAAATGGCATCACGGCCTTTCAGTGGTctattaacaaaatatataacaatcTACATAGTGGAAGCCAATTAGTTCACGAAGCAGGGATGTATGAAAAGTGTTTTCTTAGTTCAATTTCTTTTTACTACCTCAAAAAGGTCATTACTCATAAAATGGTTTAACTTTCTGGAACACGACTTCCAAAAAATTCAGTACCTCCAAACTGTGTATAAGCTTGTTTGATATCACAAAGTGCCGTGACCAACTGCTCACAAGGAATTGGCTCCTGATACTGTAACAAATACCTAGAATAAAGAAATTGGCATATTAACAACTTTCCCTAAAACACAGATACACTCTAACCAAAATACCCTCTGAAAAGAAATCTGTGGCACAAGGACACTAAGAGTCCACGTAATTTGAAGCAGGGAGGAGAGCATGGTAAGTAACATTTTACAcccttgctttaaaaattttgtaatttttggggcgccagggtggctcagtcagtcaagcatccgacttcggctcaggtcatgatctcgcagttcacgggtttgagtcccacatcagattctgcgctgacagagcctggaacctgcctcagattctgtgtctccctccctctctgcccctccccgactcgtgctgtctctctctctcaaaaataaagaaacattaaaattttttttttgtaattttcagttaatagattttttaacGTCTTCCACCTTTGCAAGTAAGAGTTCTCCTTGCAAACATCAAGACTAATTTACGTACCATCAATTACCCTATTTATGACCATACCTCTGTGCAATGAGCCTCAGTTCATTAGTCAGAACATTAGCATCAGAAGTTATGCCTGCCACACTGCAAGCCATGTCccttgaggaaaagaaagacattgatgtgtgagcagggaaatgTCTGGGAGGGGTATTCACAAGTACTGAGAAGTGAAGTTCTGTTAGAAATTCACCATGCTGGCTCCACAGCCACTACACTTCCAACAAAAGCCACTTACATTTCATCTTTATAGACTTTCAACTGATGTCattcaacataaaaaataaatacgcCCTTAAATTTTTCTACAGACGTAGTTACCATCACTGCTCCGTGAACAGGGCAAGAGTAACACTAAGAAGCTGAAGTAAATCTCAAGAAGACTCATCCACAAAGACAACAAAGGTTTGGCCAGACAGGAAGACAGGCTACTTCACGCCCTCGGGTAGCAGTGTGCTTTCCTCTAGGCCTGGCTTGATGGAGGTGAAGGAGAGGGGACCGGCGGGAAGGGTATTTTATAAGCCTGCCTAGGAGACCCAGGACTATGCTCACCCTGAGGGTGcacttcctttctctgtccccattCCCTGAGGTCTGCCCTGACTCTCCTATAGCCTCCACACCCTCGGTCATACCCGGCAAACCTGCAGACAGTGATTCCGCGGGGGGAGAACACTCCTTCGATGAGCGTATCAGAAAGGCCTTGCACCAGCGATCATCTGGCCCATCACCGAAGGGAAGGTCTGCTCTCTGCCAGCTGCAAAGCCCCGCACACCCAAGTGTACCGGAATCTCACTAATGTACAGGGCTTGGCTAAACTGTTCCCAGACCTCCAGGAGGGCTGCTGTTTGGTAACAGTCCATATAACTCAACAAAACTCCTGAGCAGTCACTCTGAACAACGCTTTGAGAGTCTGCTATAAGCCAGACACTCTGCTAGTTtacttagatttattttattcactcaaCGGCCATAACCACTCTAGTAGGCTGAGACCTAGAGAAGTTAAACATCAGTGTAGGGTCACACAGAGTTTAACGAAAatttggggcgcatgggtggctcagtcagttaaatgcccaACTTCGTCTCAGGACATGAtatcactgttcatgggttcaagccccatgtcaggctctgtgttgacagctcagagcctggaacctgcttcggattctgtgcctccctctcctctcactgccccttccccactcacgctctgtctctctctctctttctctcaaaaaataaacaaacgaaggagaagagaagagaagagaagagaagagaagagaagagaagagaagagaagagaagagaagaataaaTTAACTAACTAACCCAAATTTGTGTGACTACCAAGCCTGTGCTCTTATCACTACACAATGTGGTTTCTCCACTAAGGGCTTGGctctgcatttaaaaagaataacacatCGTCCTGGGCCTCAAGGAGGTTTTAAAcaaggtaaattaaaaacaaaaattctcagaGATAAAAACAACTGTTCAATTTTACTATGTCACATGGAATGCCTCCCAAAATATGTGCAATGTCACTtaagtgagaaagggagacattttACATTCCCTTCCCGAAGATCTCACTTACTCATTtagtttgtaaattttttcagagaaaaaaacttCATCCAGAAGCTTGTGGATGTTGCGCCTCTCTGCAGCAAGCAAAACACCAT is part of the Neofelis nebulosa isolate mNeoNeb1 chromosome 7, mNeoNeb1.pri, whole genome shotgun sequence genome and encodes:
- the PSMA4 gene encoding proteasome subunit alpha type-4 — protein: MSRRYDSRTTIFSPEGRLYQVEYAMEAIGHAGTCLGILANDGVLLAAERRNIHKLLDEVFFSEKIYKLNEDMACSVAGITSDANVLTNELRLIAQRYLLQYQEPIPCEQLVTALCDIKQAYTQFGGKRPFGVSLLYIGWDKHYGFQLYQSDPSGNYGGWKATCIGNNSAAAVSMLKQDYKEGEMTLKSALALAIKVLNKTMDVSKLSAEKVEIATLTRENGKTVIRVLKQKEVEQLIKNHEEEEAKAEREKKEKEQKEKEK